Proteins encoded within one genomic window of Mya arenaria isolate MELC-2E11 chromosome 13, ASM2691426v1:
- the LOC128213092 gene encoding LOW QUALITY PROTEIN: NACHT and WD repeat domain-containing protein 2-like (The sequence of the model RefSeq protein was modified relative to this genomic sequence to represent the inferred CDS: inserted 1 base in 1 codon), whose product MEGADWEPIVHRVLAGNVLPEELPEIPQRVVRVFLSSTGVDSQTERNALVERVYPPLREYCRQKYGVDFQMVDLEWGVLPKDNVADPYLTDFRFRELHNCQQMSAGPSFVAFIGQKYGERPLPSVIPAEEFETLMVTLRGHRNRDTRSATLLDDWYQKDDNSVPPAYLLTRLTERLPDYFSRENECREATQQKWMEEKEEMRRLLQKAAELAYLQGLIDGETQQKYTASTQDICIQHLTEESGESQNRCVMFARTIVDLKNYVEDKKATDFAEISLNEKTDLLELDETCATKLSQLKTRVKGLLSNRNCLDYDVLWRYDDVIHPKLHAPYLNKLCTEFRETLTMMIDQTVPKTRFDVEPDIYEEVLQHWLCCKRKAVNFYGQEEIVSGVKRYLAAQSKKPLIVYGESGSGKSTLLAKTATEVVKNSSGRTICAIRFIGYTPKSSDIKQVLMTLCHQLLHTLGRPSNDXPYDCKDLQRYFADLLNSFPKELNVVIFLDAIEQLIPEYNAHYLSWLPTELSPNIKIIIATHPTKHGILDRLQSEIIKDVNYTLRVTQMSQMDADGLMQYALSLYGRKVTTLQHSVFKAKFGDCSLAMFVQLLTHMAKHISSFDKLVVDDVPSNISEAINKFYNELEKMHGKVLVGRSLSYLVASVTGLSDCEMEDLLSLDEDVLNSVFISYHPPVRRIPYVKWLMLKKDIDVFLTSREADGVTVSLLCHEQFENVIKERYLSDEKVKKDVHSMLADYFLGTWSGRKKPVQVPECNGVQLLLPCGKEADRLVASQPLSFETPGNGVRFNKRKYDQVPRHLYLAGRLEELNSLVLFNYEWLYNKIKALSLTHIMADFVLNPGEEATLVEEALRVAESTIQSDINNLGPEISGHLLPYFKTHPNIRALVQQCDRAGLKHCALVPNFPYLQVPGSALQHTLASDVCSDFYILSGEDRFLLQKVKDSSLVHKFDVATGEDKGSIFASNGDLYVTPNGKLFVIVDHITEKAIKVHNSVTGEFVGQLIVMNHIELKVKEKYKMCCVSLTNERLSVIVTTDVSYLCIADLAGCEFLQIIALDGKCEVSRIAPNGRHIFCNSNEFMLCYDMYSLEHICTVPTGHRPSTLAFTSDGFRGYLANPYEAKLLVMHIHKGTVEMAYKSPLEEDFPDDQIVDLKVSPKDDMLLIRGNDTILVYDRFAEKVTVKFTRPDDVPKEFKLPKSFYTDLYFTNADFSRDGKFVFATMFRNLYLWKVSTGQRITTIQAPVGIITEMLISQNTSQVITHLKGSKDVQVWNVDDAVKQINMLDKLTNEVIEAKLTVDNSVAFVRCKDSDELGVIDMRNGILLDLLTHDAPIQDFACTPDGQYVLISSIPKKRNVAVKIWDMDERKVVKEFGNTKGYCLGAKNTQSIIYVAQEELNFKAPFYITRFSFMSEGFRESTHPLSLKYILDKPFLTSDDQNVVVLTAQDYLEVEADFDTPTICVFSLEDDYKVSYYTPESFSEVVNINTIKKVTPCSNQDSNCVMVMYSTNAVSIEYNEKPADQWQTQLGLLVLNIFTGAIITICEPFMNPGTPTDSIVFSDTSVCIDSDYNIFHIGEGRFINSLQSPRVPPTAVVLQGGAVIYYKDSHVFVVSLRTDLPIARCDVHSSISSITVCSDERTLLVGCHDGTVVSYVIIDHAVDDVDQIIRTMGSRCIDDVSRNGLLSGRTSRTWDRVEDQKCPTYSRPPSALLTGPKERVLLKQVEPAPKYRPSSETLIYLNERSRSCNVQ is encoded by the exons ATGGAAGGTGCAGACTGGGAGCCCATCGTCCATCGGGTGCTTGCCGGAAATGTGCTACCGGAAGAGCTACCGGAAATCCCTCAGAGGGTCGTTCGTGTGTTCCTCAGCTCCACGGGAGTTG ACTCCCAGACGGAACGTAATGCATTGGTTGAACGTGTGTATCCCCCGTTACGAGAATATTGCCGTCAGAAATATGGTGTCGACTTTCAG ATGGTTGACCTGGAGTGGGGAGTGCTGCCCAAGGACAACGTCGCGGACCCCTACCTCACTGACTTCAGGTTCCGGGAGCTGCACAATTGTCAACAAATGTCTGCCGGACCAAGCTTTGTG GCGTTCATAGGCCAGAAATACGGTGAGCGGCCGCTGCCGTCGGTTATCCCTGCTGAAGAATTTGAGACACTGATGGTGACCCTCCGCGGTCACAGGAACCGGGACACGCGGTCGGCGACGCTCCTGGACGACTGGTACCAGAAGGACGATAACTCTGTACCACCCGCGTATCTCCTTACTAGGTTGACTGAGCGGCTGCCTGACTATTTCAGT AGGGAGAATGAGTGTCGGGAGGCGACCCAGCAGAAGTGGATGGAGGAAAAGGAGGAGATGAGGCGGCTTCTGCAGAAGGCGGCGGAACTCGCATACCTCCAGGGTCTTATAGACGGGGAAACCCAGCAAAAATACACCGCCTCAA cACAAGATATATGCATACAGCACTTGACAGAAGAATCCGGTGAATCGCAGAACCGATGTGTTATGTTTGCTCGAACCATTGTTGACCTGAAAAACTACGTTGAAGATAAGAAGGCGACCGATTTTGCTGAAATATCCCTCAACGAGAAAACAGACTTGTTAGAACTTGATGAAACTTGTGCAACAAAACTCTCCCAACTTAAAACACGTGTCAAAGGACTGCTGTCAAATAGGAACTGTTTGGATTATGACGTTTTATGGCGATATGATGACGTCATACACCCAAAACTGCACGCTCCATATTTGAACAAGCTGTGTACAGAGTTTCGTGAGACACTGACAATGATGATCGACCAAACAGTTCCGAAAACGCGTTTCGACGTCGAACCGGACATCTATGAGGAGGTTCTGCAACACTGGCTTTGCTGTAAGCGGAAGGCTGTGAATTTCTACGGTCAAGAGGAAATCGTTAGCGGGGTAAAGAGATACCTGGCTGCCCAGTCTAAGAAACCGCTCATTGTGTACGGCGAGTCCGGCTCTGGAAAATCCACTCTACTTGCTAAAACGGCAACTGAG GTTGTTAAAAACTCATCTGGCCGTACAATTTGCGCTATCCGTTTCATCGGCTACACTCCGAAGAGTTCAGACATCAAGCAAGTACTGATGACCCTCTGTCACCAGTTACTACACACCCTAGGCCGACCCTCCAATG CCCCTTATGATTGTAAGGACCTACAGCGCTACTTTGCAGACCTGCTCAATTCTTTCCCCAAAGAGCTCAATGTTGTGATATTTTTGGATGCTATCGAGCAACTGATTCCTGAATACAACGCTCATTATTTGTCCTGGTTGCCCACAGAGTTGTCGCCGAATATTAAAATCATCATTGCCACACATCCAACCAAACATGGTATTCTGGACCGGCTACAAAGTGAGATTATCAAAGATGTGAATTACACACTGAGAGTGACACAGATGTCACAAATGGATGCTGATGGTCTAATGCAATACGCGCTCAGCCTTTATGGTAGAAAAGTGACAACGCTGCAGCATAGTGTGTTCAAAGCCAAGTTCGGGGACTGTTCATTGGCTATGTTTGTTCAGTTGTTGACTCATATGGCCAAGCATATTTCGTCGTTTGACAAGTTAGTTGTGGATGATGTACCGTCTAACATTTCTGAAGCAATAAACAAGTTTTACAATGAACTGGAGAAGATGCACGGAAAAGTGTTAGTTGGACGATCATTAAGCTATTTGGTAGCTTCAGTAACTGGTTTAAGTGATTGTGAAATGGAAGATCTTCTTTCATTAGATGAAGATGTGCTGAATTCTGTGTTCATATCGTACCATCCACCGGTCCGACGAATACCATACGTGAAATGGTTGATGCTGAAAAAAGACATCGACGTTTTCCTGACATCACGAGAAGCGGACGGCGTAACGGTGTCGCTATTGTGCCACGAACAGTTCGAAAACGTCATCAAAGAGCGCTACCTGTCAGACGAAAAAGTAAAGAAAGATGTCCACTCTATGCTGGCAGATTACTTTTTGGGAACGTGGTCAGGTAGGAAAAAGCCCGTCCAGGTGCCTGAGTGCAACGGAGTTCAGTTGCTTTTGCCCTGTGGAAAAGAGGCTGATCGCTTGGTCGCTTCTCAGCCTCTGTCGTTTGAAACCCCTGGAAATGGCGTCAGGTTCAACAAACGAAAATACGACCAGGTTCCGAGACATCTCTACCTCGCCGGAAGACTTGAGGAGCTCAACAGTCTGGTGCTGTTTAACTATGAATGGTTGTATAACAAAATCAAGGCTCTCTCGTTGACTCATATTATGGCAGATTTTGTTCTCAACCCTGGTGAAGAGGCAACTCTTGTAGAAGAAGCCTTGCGCGTAGCGGAATCAACCATTCAATCCGACATTAATAACTTGGGGCCCGAAATTTCTGGTCACCTGCTGCCATACTTTAAGACCCATCCAAACATCCGAGCTCTAGTTCAACAATGTGACAGAGCGGGCCTGAAACACTGTGCCCTTGTTCCAAACTTTCCTTACTTACAAGTACCCGGAAGTGCATTGCAGCATACGCTGGCGTCAGATGTTTGCAGTGACTTTTACATACTAAGTGGAGAGGATAGATTTTTATTGCAAAAGGTCAAGGACAGCTCCCTTGTTCACAAGTTTGACGTTGCAACAGGCGAAGACAAGGGCAGTATATTTGCATCAAACGGCGATCTATATGTTACGCCAAACGGGAAGCTCTTTGTCATCGTGGACCATATAACAGAAAAAGCCATCAAGGTACATAATTCAGTCACGGGGGAATTCGTCGGGCAGTTGATAGTTATGAATCACATCGAATTGAAAGTGAAGGAAAAGTACAAAATGTGTTGTGTAAGCCTCACAAACGAGCGATTGAGCGTCATTGTAACTACAGACGTCAGCTACTTATGTATCGCTGACCTCGCTGGTTGTGAGTTTCTGCAAATCATTGCACTCGACGGGAAATGTGAAGTCAGCCGAATTGCTCCAAATGGGCGACACATATTCTGCAACTCGAATGAGTTCATGCTATGCTACGATATGTACTCATTGGAACACATTTGTACGGTTCCAACGGGTCATCGTCCATCCACTCTTGCTTTCACATCTGATGGATTCCGCGGATACCTTGCCAACCCATACGAAGCCAAGCTCTTGGTCATGCATATTCACAAAGGAACGGTTGAAATGGCTTACAAAAGCCCCCTGGAAGAAGATTTTCCAGATGACCAGATTGTCGATCTGAAGGTTTCACCAAAAGATGATATGCTTCTTATACGAGGAAACGATACCATACTCGTGTATGACAGATTCGCTGAGAAAGTAACGGTGAAATTTACTCGCCCAGATGATGTGCCAAAAGAATTCAAGTTGCCAAAAAGTTTTTACACAGATTTGTATTTCACCAATGCTGACTTTTCTCGAGATGGAAAATTTGTTTTTGCCACGATGTTTAGAAACCTATACCTGTGGAAAGTCTCGACCGGCCAAAGAATAACTACGATTCAAGCACCAGTAGGCATCATCACGGAAATGCTAATTTCGCAGAACACTAGCCAAGTCATTACCCACTTGAAAGGATCCAAGGACGTGCAAGTGTGGAACGTCGATGATGCTGTTAAGCAAATTAACATGCTTGACAAGCTCACAAACGAGGTGATAGAAGCCAAACTCACCGTGGATAACTCAGTTGCGTTTGTGAGATGCAAGGACAGCGATGAGTTAGGGGTAATTGACATGCGAAATGGCATTTTGCTCGATTTACTTACACACGATGCACCCATTCAAGATTTTGCTTGTACTCCAGATGGGCAATACGTCCTGATATCGAGCATTCCAAAGAAACGTAACGTCGCTGTCAAAATATGGGATATGGATGAAAGAAAGGTTGTAAAGGAATTCGGCAATACAAAGGGGTACTGCTTAGGCGCAAAGAATACACAGTCCATCATCTACGTTGCTCAAGAAGAGCTGAATTTCAAAGCACCTTTCTACATTACACGGTTCAGTTTCATGTCAGAAGGGTTTAGAGAAAGTACACACCCACTTTcactcaagtacattttggaCAAGCCATTCTTGACCAGCGATGATCAGAACGTCGTCGTTCTGACCGCTCAGGATTATTTGGAAGTGGAGGCTGATTTTGATACTCCAACCATTTGCGTCTTCTCTCTCGAAGACGATTACAAGGTTTCATACTATACGCCAGAAAGTTTTTCTGAAGTTGTCAACATCAACACCATCAAGAAGGTCACCCCTTGCTCCAATCAGGACAGCAATTGCGTCATGGTCATGTACAGTACAAATGCTGTGAGCATAGAATACAACGAAAAGCCCGCTGACCAATGGCAAACTCAACTAGGTCTGTTGGTGCTCAATATTTTCACAGGCGCCATCATCACCATATGCGAACCGTTTATGAATCCAGGAACTCCTACCGATTCCATTGTGTTTTCAGACACATCTGTTTGTATAGATTCTGACTACAACATTTTTCACATCGGAGAGGGTCGTTTTATCAACAGCCTCCAGAGTCCCAGAGTGCCACCAACGGCTGTAGTCCTCCAAGGTGGTGCCGTTATCTACTACAAGGACAGTCATGTGTTCGTGGTCAGTCTTCGTACTGACCTACCAATCGCAAGATGCGATGTCCATTCTTCAATTTCCAGTATCACAGTCTGTTCAGATGAGCGAACGCTCCTTGTTGGCTGCCATGATGGAACCGTTGTATCGTATGTAATCATTGACCATGCTGTGGACGACGTCGACCAAATCATCCGTACAATGGGCAGTCGCTGTATTGATGACGTCAGCAGAAATGGCCTGCTATCTGGTAGAACATCCCGTACGTGGGACCGCGTGGAAGATCAGAAGTGCCCGACATATTCTCGCCCTCCGTCCGCCCTTTTGACGGGTCCAAAAGAAAGGGTTTTACTCAAGCAAGTAGAACCCGCGCCAAAATACCGCCCAAGCTCAGAAACGCTGATATATTTGAATGAACGATCCAGGTCCTGCAATGTACAATGA